DNA sequence from the Planctomycetota bacterium genome:
CGCTAGAATAACGCTCATGGACAACTCAATGTCTCCGTCGCCGCTAGGTTGGGTGCTGACTGGCGCTGCGTACGTGGTGTACCTCGCCCTGGTCATCGTAGGTTTGTACCAGGCACGCGCAATGATCCTGGCCGAATATGGCACGCCCGAGGCGATCGAGCAGTGGCGAGAATGGCAACTCGAGACCGAGCGGCAATCGAAACGCCCCGAAGGCTCTGAGCGCCGGGCCGTGGGGATCGACGAGCCGCCGCAAGTGGTATTGATGCGCGACCGGTTTGGGCTGATCGCGCTGGGGACGGTGCTGACGGCAAGCTTTATGTTTGCCTTCTTGGTGTTTATTGTCCGTGGCATGTTGCAGCCGTCCGCGATCAACACGACAGCCACGGACGAAACGTAGCCCGATGTCATTGAGGCCCAGGCATGGAACCTGCTCCCGATGAAACCGCGACCGAACGAGGCGGCCCGTTGACGTTGGCGCCGGTGCGGTGGCGTGTCTGGCCGACGGCGGTGAATTCAGTCTCGGGCTGGCTGGTGCTGATCGTCTGCTCGGCCACGATTGTCTTGACCGTCTGGCGGGTGACCGCGCGGTGGGAACTGGCGCCGCTGGCTTGGCTGCTGGCGGCGTTGGCTAGTTGGAAGCTCTGGCTGCCGATGACCTATGAATTGAGCTTTCAAGGGCTGGGCCAGCGGCTGCTGGGACGCGAGTCGCGCTTGCCCTGGCCCGCGATTTCCAAAGCGGAGATCGGCAGCCAGGGGGTCTGGCTCTGGAGCCATGACGACGGCGATTCCGGCCGGCGTTTGCTAGGGTTTTTACCCTGGGGAGGCGAGCGAGAACTGGTGCTCAACTGGTTTGAAAGCCGCCGGCTGGCCGGGCGGCGTCCCGTGGTCATCGAGGCCGACTCGGGCGTGCGTTCGTCGCCAAGTAACCATTGACCGATTGCCGGTCTAGCTGCTTTTCTCCAATTGCGGTGCGGGGCGACAACTCGTCGCCCCCCGCGAATCCCGGACTTTTGTAATCAAACGGCACTTCTCGGCCACGATCCCCCCGTTTAGAATCGGCGGTGCGGCCCCATGACCGGCTGGCCCAAACGATTTTCGACCAACTGTGTTCTGCAGTTGTGGGCAGTCGGCCCGGTTGCACCTTTTCTTTTCTTATCTCAATCATCTTGTCCGAAGTTAGTGTCTCGAGCGCTGCGAGCCGTCAGGGCGTCGTTGAACTGCTTGTTGTCGTGCGCTGCCGCGCGCGATGAGGGCAGCCCAAGGCGTTGACGCGGCTTCGGGGTGATGCGTTCGGTTGCGCGAACGGCATGATCCCGTGGCGGGCGAGACGCGCATGATGCGGGTCACCGTGACAATCAAACGCGCACGTTCAACGCGAGGCAAGCCCACCATGATCAGCTCCGCCATTGCGCCCTCGACCGACGGCCAGGCACTCCGCGACTCGATCGACGGAGCGGCCACCATGTTCAACACGCTGAACGACCTGGTCGGCGTGTTCAAGCTTTTGTCCGACGAGACCCGGCTGCGAATTTTGTACTTCTTGACTCGGCGTCCCGAGTTGCACGTCCGAGCGCTGTGCGATCTGCTCGAGCAAAGTCAGCCGGCGGTGAGTCACCACCTGGCGCTGTTGCGAGCGGCGCGACTGGTGTCGCTGCGCCGCGAGGGGAAGCACAACTTCTATTCGATCCTGCCCGACCGGATCGATTGGCTGCGCCGCGGCATGACGGTGCTGTTGCCCGAGGGGGCGCGCCGCGCGGCCGATCAGCGTATGGACCCGCAAAGCGCGTAGCGAGCGGCCAAATCTCACCCGATTCGTGGCCCTTTCCGTGGGCTGCCGCCGCGAGAAAATTGCGCGCTCCTCGGATTGCGTTGCCCTGGGGGCGCGCTATCATGGTCGCTGGCGCGAATGAGCGCGCCTGGTGAACGGCGATCGGATCCTTCCACTACTGCTCGGGGCGGCCCTCGAATCCTTATGAATCAGACACCTGGGGAGAAGCGCGCGATGAAGCCTCGTGAAGTTCTGGCCTTCTGCCGCGAAAAGGACGTCAAGGCGGTCGATCTGCGGTTCATGGACTTCCCCGGCCTGTGGCAGCACTTCACGATTCCGGTCGGCAAGCTGACCGAGGAAGTGTTCGAGGACGGCCTGGGCTTCGACGGTTCGAGCATTCGCGGCTGGCAGGCGATCAACGAGAGCGACATGACCCTGGTTCCGGTCCCCGAGACCGCGGTCCTCGATCCGTTCACGACGCTGCCGACCATCTCGATGATCTGCAACATCCAGGACCCGGTCACCCGCGAGGACTACACGCGCGACCCGCGCAACGTGGCCCGCAAGGCGGTCAACTACCTGAAAAGCACGGGCATCGCCGACACCTGCTACATCGGCCCCGAGGCCGAGTTTTTCATCTTCGATGACGTGCGGTTCGACCAGAACTCGCACGAAGGTTACTACCACGTCGACAGCGTCGAAGGCGAGTGGAATCGCGGCCGCGTCGAAAGCCCGAACCTGGGTTACAAGCTGCGGCACAAGGAAGGCTATTTCCCGGTGCCGCCGTCCGACCAGTTGATGAACATCCGCAATGAAATGATGCAGTCGATGATCGACTGCGGCATGGACGTTGAAGCTCAGCACCACGAGGTGGCCACGGCCGGGCAGTGCGAAATCGACCTTCGTTACCAGGACCTGGTGACGATGGCTGACTACATGTGCATGTACAAGTACATCATTAAGAACGTCGCCCGCCGGCACAACAAGACGGTGACGTTCATGCCCAAGCCGCTGTTTGGCGACAACGGCTCCGGCATGCACACGCACATTTCGCTATGGCGCGGCGGCGAGCCGTTGTTCGCCGGCTCGGGCTATGCCGGCCTGAGCGACACGGCGATCTACGCAATGGGGGGCTTGCTGCGGCACGCGCCGGCGATACTCGCCTTTAGCAATCCGACGACCAACAGCTACAAGCGACTGGTGCCGGGTTACGAAGCGCCAGTGAATCTGGCTTATTCCCAGCGCAATCGTTCGGCGGCTTGCCGCATTCCGATGTACAGCGCCAGCCCCAAGGCCAAGCGCGTCGAGTTCCGCTGTCCGGACCCGAGTTGCAATCCTTACCTGGCTTTCTCGGCCATGCTGATGGCGGTGATCGACGGCATTCAAAACAAGATGCACCCGGGCGACCCGCTCGACAAGGACATCTACGACCTGCCGCCCGAGGAATTGGCGCGAGTTCCCAAGGCGCCTGGCTCGTTGGAAGAATCACTCGGCGCACTGCGACAGAATCACGAGTTTCTGTTGCGTGGCGATGTGTTCACCGAGGACGTGATCCACACCTGGATTCGCTACAAGCTCGAAAAAGAAGTCGACGCCATGCGGTTGCGCCCGCACCCGTACGAGTTCTGCTTGTACTACGATATCTAGTCGCGCCGAATTACTCTGCCGGAAACGGCGCCGGTTCGCCGTTGATCTCGCTTAGCGCGTTGCGCGCCGCTCGTTGCTCGGCTTCTTTCTTGTTGCGACCCCAGGCGGGCTGGAAGCGCTCGCGGGCGATTTGCGCCGCGATCTTGAAGCACTTGCTGTGGTCGGGCCCTTTTTCGTCCAGCAACTGATACGTCGGCGTCGTGCTGTATTGACGCTGGGCCAGGTGCTGGAGAATCGACTTGAAGTTGGTCGATTCATCACTTTCGATCGCCGACTCGATTTCCGGTCCCACCAAGCGTTCGATCAACGCCCGGGCCGGATCGAAACCGCCGTCCAGGTACGTGGCCGCGATCAGCGATTCGAACACGTTGGCCATCAGCGACGGTGGCACGGTTCCCTGGGTGGCCATCCCTTTGCCCAGGAACAGAAAATCGTCCAGCCCCATGTTCTCGCTGATGCGTGCGCAGGTCTGCCGGCTGACCACGATTGATTTGACCTTGGTCAGGTCCCCTTCGAGGTACTCGGGAAAGCGACGGAACAACAGTTCGCAGACGACCGCACCGAGAATGGCGTCGCCCAGGAACTCCAGCCGTTCGTTCGACGCCAACCGGTGCTGGGCGCCCGAGGCGTGCGTGAGTGCCGCCCGCAGTAACGCGCAATCTTGAAACCGGTAGCCGATGCGCTGCTGGCAGTGTTCGAGCAGATCGGCTTCGTTAAGAAATGTTTCCGGTTCCTGACTGCGGGGCATGAAACCGACCCTAAGTAAACTATGCGAGCAACTCGCCAATATTCGTAAGCCTAAATGGCGATTGATGTTTTGTCAATCTTAGCTGGCCCGCCCTGGCCCTGCGCTTAACATTCCCTTTAGGAGAGCAAGAAGCGGCCCCCCGCTGGCAACAAATCCACAGTGCGCACGGCCCGAGATTTGTGCAAAACCGGTTGCACCTTTTCGGCCCGGCCGCGTATCAATCGATGCGAAACAGGCGCGGATTGTTTCCTCGTCTGCCAAATTAACCATCAACGTCTCACACACGCTATCAATTATTTTGCGGAGGACGGAGCATGAGTTCCAAGTTATCGAACAAAGTGGCTTGGGCCATCACCTGGGTGGTGATCGGCGCGGCCACGGCCGGGATCGCCTTGATCCCCGGCCATCAAACCACGCACGCCTGGGCGCAAGCTCCGGTCGCCAAAGTGACGCCGGTCGATCCGGCCGCGACGCAAAACGCCCGCGGCTTGTCCAAAGTATTTCGCCAAGCGTCGGATACGATTCTACCCGCTGTCGTGGCCATCGACGCCCGCACCGGCGCCAAGCAAATCAAACGCAGCGGTCCCCAGCAGCGGCAAATGCAGCCGGGCGAGAACCCGTTCAAGGGGACGCCGTTCGAGGACATGTTCAAGGATTTCGGCGGCAATGGCATGCAAGGGATGCCTTTCGAGCAGCATAGCCAGCCGCAAGAGTCGATGGGCTCGGGCGTGATCATCGACTCGTCGGGTATCGTGCTGACGAACAACCATGTCGTGCAAGGGGCCGATGAGATCACCGTCCGTCTGAGCGACGGTCGTGAATTCAAGGCCAACACCATCAAGACCGATCCTCAGACCGACCTGGCCGTGATTTACCTGAAGGGGGCCAGCAATCTCCCCTCGGCCAAGCTGGGCGATAGCGACGCGCTGGAAATCGGCGATTGGGTGATCGCCGTCGGGAACCCATTCGGACTCGAATCGACCGTCAGTGCCGGCATCATCAGCGGCAAGGGGCGCAGCATTCGGGCCGATCAACGCGCCCGCTATTTGCAGACCGACGCCGCGATCAACCCAGGCAATTCGGGTGGTCCGCTGGTGAACCTGGACGGCGAAGTGATTGGCATCAACACGGCCATCTACAGCCGCAGCGGCGGCTACCAAGGAATTGGCTTCGCCATTCCAAGCAACCTGGCTCGCTGGGTGGTCGATCAGTTGATCAAGCGCGGCAACGTGCAGCGCGCCTACCTGGGCGTGGGGATCGAACCACTGACCGCGTCGCTGGCCGAAAAGCTCGGCGTGCAGGATCAGCCGGGCGTGGTCGTGACCGAAGTCTTCCC
Encoded proteins:
- the rnc gene encoding ribonuclease III, which codes for MPRSQEPETFLNEADLLEHCQQRIGYRFQDCALLRAALTHASGAQHRLASNERLEFLGDAILGAVVCELLFRRFPEYLEGDLTKVKSIVVSRQTCARISENMGLDDFLFLGKGMATQGTVPPSLMANVFESLIAATYLDGGFDPARALIERLVGPEIESAIESDESTNFKSILQHLAQRQYSTTPTYQLLDEKGPDHSKCFKIAAQIARERFQPAWGRNKKEAEQRAARNALSEINGEPAPFPAE
- a CDS encoding metalloregulator ArsR/SmtB family transcription factor, translating into MFNTLNDLVGVFKLLSDETRLRILYFLTRRPELHVRALCDLLEQSQPAVSHHLALLRAARLVSLRREGKHNFYSILPDRIDWLRRGMTVLLPEGARRAADQRMDPQSA
- a CDS encoding Do family serine endopeptidase → MSSKLSNKVAWAITWVVIGAATAGIALIPGHQTTHAWAQAPVAKVTPVDPAATQNARGLSKVFRQASDTILPAVVAIDARTGAKQIKRSGPQQRQMQPGENPFKGTPFEDMFKDFGGNGMQGMPFEQHSQPQESMGSGVIIDSSGIVLTNNHVVQGADEITVRLSDGREFKANTIKTDPQTDLAVIYLKGASNLPSAKLGDSDALEIGDWVIAVGNPFGLESTVSAGIISGKGRSIRADQRARYLQTDAAINPGNSGGPLVNLDGEVIGINTAIYSRSGGYQGIGFAIPSNLARWVVDQLIKRGNVQRAYLGVGIEPLTASLAEKLGVQDQPGVVVTEVFPDSPAATAKFHEGDVIVDFAGKKVRNTSDLREVVEQLPIDSRQPVKVLRDGKPMTLEVVMQTLPDSFGKTARRSNKQNDESQSPQFASNEWGLEVSELTPDVAKQLNIRNAKGVVVTSVEEGSPAEQAKVRVGMVILRVGQKTIENVGDFQATLKDASLKEGLLLLVRAGERNEFIVIKGQ
- the glnA gene encoding type I glutamate--ammonia ligase, which codes for MKPREVLAFCREKDVKAVDLRFMDFPGLWQHFTIPVGKLTEEVFEDGLGFDGSSIRGWQAINESDMTLVPVPETAVLDPFTTLPTISMICNIQDPVTREDYTRDPRNVARKAVNYLKSTGIADTCYIGPEAEFFIFDDVRFDQNSHEGYYHVDSVEGEWNRGRVESPNLGYKLRHKEGYFPVPPSDQLMNIRNEMMQSMIDCGMDVEAQHHEVATAGQCEIDLRYQDLVTMADYMCMYKYIIKNVARRHNKTVTFMPKPLFGDNGSGMHTHISLWRGGEPLFAGSGYAGLSDTAIYAMGGLLRHAPAILAFSNPTTNSYKRLVPGYEAPVNLAYSQRNRSAACRIPMYSASPKAKRVEFRCPDPSCNPYLAFSAMLMAVIDGIQNKMHPGDPLDKDIYDLPPEELARVPKAPGSLEESLGALRQNHEFLLRGDVFTEDVIHTWIRYKLEKEVDAMRLRPHPYEFCLYYDI